In Lactococcus paracarnosus, a genomic segment contains:
- a CDS encoding SDR family NAD(P)-dependent oxidoreductase: MMKKVVAITGASNGMGFEAAKLFAANGWLVYGGARRVEKIPITPNVHALSLDVTDHSSNKVFIQTILAEAGRIDVLINNAGYGEYGPIEDIPLDNARNQFETNFFGAADLSQLVLPIMRQQESGRIINVSSIGGDVYMPLGAYYHATKAALQHWSDSLDMEVKQFGVRSITVQPGLTRSGWGDIAMSNAKKNLTAASVYTPLLDRVGGLLSTNSHAIGASSESLAALFYTAATDKRVKRRYFHSLSDRALVWLARSHPNLFKNGFEAVFKYLEKRSDKAGI; this comes from the coding sequence ATGATGAAAAAAGTTGTCGCGATTACTGGTGCAAGTAATGGGATGGGATTTGAAGCAGCTAAGTTGTTTGCAGCTAATGGCTGGCTAGTTTATGGTGGTGCTAGACGTGTGGAGAAAATCCCGATAACACCTAATGTCCATGCCTTATCACTAGATGTAACGGATCATAGCTCAAATAAGGTATTCATCCAGACGATTTTAGCCGAAGCCGGTCGTATTGATGTGTTAATCAATAATGCAGGCTATGGAGAATATGGCCCTATTGAAGATATACCGCTTGACAATGCTAGAAATCAATTTGAAACTAACTTTTTTGGTGCAGCTGATCTGAGCCAATTAGTGCTACCGATTATGAGACAGCAAGAATCGGGTAGGATTATCAATGTCTCCTCTATTGGGGGAGATGTCTACATGCCCTTGGGCGCCTACTATCATGCAACGAAAGCAGCACTACAGCATTGGAGTGACTCTCTTGATATGGAAGTTAAACAATTTGGTGTGCGTTCGATTACGGTACAACCAGGCTTGACACGATCAGGATGGGGAGATATCGCGATGTCCAATGCTAAGAAAAACTTAACAGCAGCCTCAGTTTATACACCCTTACTTGACCGTGTTGGTGGGTTATTAAGCACAAATTCCCATGCCATCGGAGCAAGTTCAGAAAGCCTTGCAGCACTCTTTTATACCGCTGCAACTGACAAACGGGTAAAACGGCGGTACTTTCATAGCCTGAGTGATCGCGCATTAGTTTGGCTAGCAAGATCACATCCCAATTTGTTTAAGAATGGGTTTGAGGCTGTGTTCAAGTATCTAGAAAAAAGGTCGGATAAAGCAGGCATATAG
- a CDS encoding peptide MFS transporter — MVASEDETQQKGLFGLAKGFPTILGTEFAERFSYYGMKAILLYYIINTAAQGGLGLPRADGVAISSLYGALIYMSTILGGWLSDRIFGSARIVTIGGVFILAGHIVLALPFGEAALLGSLALLIIGTGMLKPNVSTLVGSVVKDDKDANVAFSLFYVAINIGGFLSPIVVSTLQTRYGFHIAFSAAAIVMGIGLAIYSWGYARYLRHNITISAPNPIKKSERAKVLWIAIGLFVLGVVAFFVSVATKTFSVQALSNLVTIAAVLLTVYYFTRILTSKLVTSGEKRKVVAYIPVFMSGVALWAVQEGGGTIVAEFVTRSNHNFVGFKIADAMIQSINPFVVVFGTAIMAVVYKIFADKLPNLFQRYAIGIALVGVSYLLLLQPAMSGNGFSANWIVLSLGVVAFGEVLISPISLAVTNRLAPKAFESQMMAIWFLSNSVGQGLNASLSGFYLKHTALYFGIYAAVPLLFGVALIVFSKQLTAMIGED, encoded by the coding sequence ATGGTAGCATCAGAAGATGAGACGCAGCAAAAGGGCCTATTTGGGCTTGCTAAAGGGTTCCCAACTATTTTAGGGACAGAATTTGCTGAGCGTTTCTCATATTATGGCATGAAAGCCATTCTACTTTACTACATTATTAATACAGCAGCGCAAGGTGGACTAGGTCTACCTCGTGCTGATGGCGTCGCAATTTCTTCACTATATGGTGCACTTATCTATATGTCAACTATTTTAGGTGGCTGGTTATCGGATAGAATTTTTGGTTCTGCACGCATTGTCACGATCGGTGGCGTATTTATATTAGCAGGTCATATCGTTTTAGCATTACCATTTGGTGAGGCTGCGTTGTTAGGTTCTTTAGCGCTTTTGATCATCGGTACTGGGATGTTGAAACCAAATGTATCAACATTAGTCGGCAGTGTCGTTAAAGATGATAAAGATGCAAATGTTGCCTTTTCACTGTTTTATGTTGCCATAAACATTGGTGGTTTTCTATCACCGATTGTTGTCTCAACCTTACAAACTCGTTATGGCTTTCATATTGCCTTCTCAGCAGCAGCGATCGTTATGGGTATTGGTCTAGCTATTTATAGTTGGGGTTATGCGAGATACTTACGACATAATATCACCATCTCCGCACCAAATCCAATCAAAAAATCAGAACGAGCAAAAGTACTCTGGATCGCTATAGGTCTTTTTGTACTGGGTGTAGTCGCGTTTTTCGTAAGTGTCGCTACAAAGACTTTTTCTGTCCAGGCACTTTCTAATCTTGTTACGATTGCAGCAGTATTATTGACCGTTTATTATTTCACTCGTATCTTAACAAGTAAATTAGTAACATCTGGCGAAAAGCGTAAAGTTGTGGCTTATATTCCTGTCTTCATGTCAGGTGTTGCGCTTTGGGCTGTTCAAGAAGGTGGTGGGACGATTGTTGCTGAGTTTGTAACACGTTCCAATCACAATTTCGTTGGATTTAAGATTGCAGATGCGATGATTCAGTCAATCAATCCATTTGTCGTTGTATTTGGTACAGCGATTATGGCCGTTGTCTACAAAATTTTTGCTGATAAATTACCTAACTTATTCCAACGCTATGCTATCGGTATTGCTTTAGTTGGTGTGAGTTACCTACTCTTGCTGCAACCAGCTATGTCAGGAAATGGGTTCTCCGCAAACTGGATTGTTCTTTCTCTTGGTGTTGTCGCATTTGGCGAAGTTTTAATTTCACCAATTTCGCTTGCGGTAACCAATCGTTTAGCACCAAAAGCATTTGAGTCACAAATGATGGCGATTTGGTTCTTGTCAAATTCAGTTGGTCAAGGGTTAAACGCTAGTTTATCTGGTTTCTACCTGAAACACACAGCACTGTACTTTGGTATTTACGCGGCTGTCCCATTATTGTTTGGTGTCGCGCTAATCGTGTTTTCAAAACAATTAACAGCTATGATTGGTGAAGACTGA
- the mnmE gene encoding tRNA uridine-5-carboxymethylaminomethyl(34) synthesis GTPase MnmE, translated as MITKEFDTIAAISTPLGEGAIGIVRLSGQDAITIANKVFTGKNLSLCDSHTLNYGHIKEETRTLDEVMLGVMKAPKTFTREDVVEINTHGGIAVMNEILQLLLRNGARMAEPGEFTKRAFLNGRMDLSQAEAVMDLIRAKTDQAMTIAVQQLDGSLSTLINNTRQNILETLAQVEVNIDYPEYDDVEELTTKLLREKTADFRTLLDNLLKTAKRGKILREGLSTAIIGRPNVGKSSLLNHLLREDKAIVTDVAGTTRDVIEEYVNINGVPLKLVDTAGIRETDDIVEKIGVERSHKALKEADLVLLVLNANEGLTPQDEQLLTLSADSNRIILLNKTDLPEKIELDNLPEGVIKISVLEDTNIDKIEDKINDLFFENAGLVEQDATYLSNSRHIALIEQALEALDAVNTGLDNGMPVDLVQVDMTRTWEILGEITGDAAPDELITQLFSQFCLGK; from the coding sequence ATGATAACTAAAGAATTTGATACGATTGCTGCAATCTCTACACCACTTGGTGAGGGCGCTATCGGTATCGTCCGACTTTCTGGACAAGATGCGATTACGATCGCTAACAAGGTATTTACTGGAAAAAATCTGAGCTTATGCGATAGTCACACGTTGAACTATGGCCATATCAAAGAAGAGACGCGCACTCTTGATGAAGTCATGCTGGGTGTTATGAAGGCACCCAAAACCTTCACGCGCGAAGATGTTGTTGAGATCAATACGCATGGTGGGATTGCTGTCATGAACGAAATCCTCCAACTCTTACTCCGAAATGGTGCAAGAATGGCTGAACCAGGCGAGTTTACAAAGCGTGCCTTCTTAAATGGTCGGATGGACTTGTCACAGGCTGAGGCTGTCATGGATCTTATCCGTGCCAAAACCGATCAGGCGATGACGATCGCTGTCCAACAGTTAGATGGTAGTCTATCTACTTTGATCAACAATACACGACAAAATATTCTGGAAACACTAGCCCAAGTCGAGGTCAATATCGACTATCCTGAGTATGATGATGTCGAAGAACTCACAACAAAACTCTTGCGTGAAAAAACGGCTGATTTCAGAACACTGCTGGATAACTTATTAAAAACCGCTAAACGTGGTAAAATTCTTCGAGAAGGCTTATCCACGGCCATCATCGGTCGACCAAACGTCGGGAAATCAAGCCTACTTAATCACTTGCTACGTGAAGATAAGGCCATCGTTACTGATGTTGCGGGGACCACACGCGATGTCATCGAAGAGTATGTGAATATTAACGGTGTTCCCTTGAAGCTTGTCGATACTGCTGGTATTCGTGAGACTGATGATATCGTCGAGAAGATCGGTGTCGAACGCTCTCATAAAGCGCTAAAAGAAGCTGATTTAGTCTTACTTGTCTTGAATGCCAATGAAGGACTAACACCTCAAGATGAGCAATTATTAACACTCAGCGCAGACAGTAACCGAATCATCTTACTCAATAAAACAGACTTACCTGAAAAGATTGAGCTGGACAACTTACCAGAAGGTGTCATCAAGATTTCGGTACTAGAGGATACCAACATCGATAAAATAGAAGATAAGATAAACGACCTCTTCTTTGAAAATGCTGGCCTTGTTGAGCAAGATGCAACCTACCTCTCAAATTCTCGCCATATCGCCTTGATTGAGCAAGCACTGGAGGCACTAGATGCTGTAAATACTGGTCTTGATAACGGGATGCCTGTCGATCTCGTTCAAGTTGATATGACCCGTACTTGGGAAATTCTTGGTGAAATCACTGGAGATGCTGCACCAGATGAATTAATCACCCAATTATTTAGCCAATTCTGTCTTGGCAAATAA
- a CDS encoding (S)-acetoin forming diacetyl reductase: MGNATKKVAFITGAGQGIGEAISYRLATDGFHVAVADFNLDTATEVAKALNSKFGDNTAMPIKVDVSDREGVMKAVDEAVAHFGDLHVIVNNAGLGPQTPIETFTYEDYRKVYDVNVGGTYWGIQAAVKSFRKLGHGGKIINASSQAGHVGNPGLAVYGGTKFAIRGITQTAAKDLAPLGITVNAFCPGIVKTPMMMGIAEQTGKEAGKDTEWGLKQFSQNITLGRLSEPSDVAACVSYLAGSDSDYMTGQALIIDGGMVFN; encoded by the coding sequence ATGGGAAACGCAACAAAAAAAGTAGCATTTATTACTGGTGCAGGACAAGGCATTGGAGAAGCAATCAGCTATCGATTGGCTACTGACGGATTTCATGTCGCAGTTGCCGATTTCAATCTTGACACAGCTACTGAAGTAGCAAAGGCGCTAAACAGCAAATTTGGTGATAACACAGCTATGCCAATTAAAGTCGATGTCTCCGACAGAGAAGGTGTCATGAAGGCTGTCGACGAAGCTGTCGCGCATTTTGGTGACTTGCATGTGATCGTCAATAATGCCGGCTTAGGACCACAAACACCAATTGAAACATTTACTTATGAAGACTATCGTAAAGTATATGATGTTAATGTGGGTGGGACTTATTGGGGTATCCAAGCTGCAGTCAAATCATTTAGAAAATTAGGACATGGTGGAAAAATCATTAATGCTTCTTCACAAGCAGGCCACGTTGGGAATCCTGGATTAGCTGTCTACGGTGGGACTAAATTTGCAATTAGAGGGATCACACAAACTGCTGCTAAAGACCTAGCTCCGTTAGGCATCACAGTTAATGCCTTTTGTCCTGGTATCGTGAAGACACCTATGATGATGGGCATTGCTGAACAAACTGGTAAAGAAGCTGGAAAAGATACTGAATGGGGACTCAAACAATTCTCTCAAAACATCACTTTGGGTAGATTGTCAGAACCTTCTGATGTCGCAGCTTGTGTATCATACTTGGCAGGTAGCGATTCTGATTACATGACAGGTCAAGCCCTCATCATCGATGGTGGGATGGTATTTAATTAA
- a CDS encoding NADPH-dependent FMN reductase, which yields MLKIGIILSSVRKERNGVAVAKWAVEKSQEFSDKEKVTFELVDLASYDLPFLGAETSPEQAKEIQRWSEKIDSFDGYIFITAEYNHGVTGAFKNALDFLKPEFKNKAVAFVGYGGLGAARSIENLRVIVAELGLASTQRNVNLSLMTDFEKMSIFKPASFHDSEIKELLEQLISWSTALKTIR from the coding sequence ATGTTGAAAATCGGGATTATCCTTAGTAGTGTACGTAAAGAACGAAATGGGGTAGCTGTGGCTAAATGGGCAGTTGAAAAGTCACAAGAATTTAGTGACAAAGAGAAAGTTACGTTTGAGCTGGTAGACTTAGCTAGCTATGACCTCCCATTCCTAGGTGCCGAAACCTCTCCTGAACAAGCCAAAGAGATTCAGAGATGGTCAGAAAAAATTGACTCATTTGATGGTTATATATTCATCACTGCTGAATATAACCATGGTGTAACGGGGGCATTTAAAAATGCATTAGATTTCTTAAAGCCTGAATTTAAAAATAAGGCAGTTGCTTTTGTTGGATACGGCGGGTTAGGTGCTGCCCGTTCAATAGAAAATTTAAGAGTGATCGTAGCCGAGTTAGGTCTCGCATCTACACAACGTAATGTCAATTTGTCTCTAATGACAGATTTTGAAAAAATGTCAATTTTTAAACCAGCATCATTTCATGACTCTGAAATAAAAGAACTTCTTGAACAGCTTATTTCTTGGAGTACTGCACTAAAAACGATACGATAA
- a CDS encoding LLM class flavin-dependent oxidoreductase, translating into MPIQNNFVKEIDTKKGIEFGIYSLGDLMANPHNNESLSEKQRLNEFIEIAKMAEQAGIDVFDLGESHQDYFVSQAQSVILASIVQATKKIKLVSAASLISIHDPVRLWEDFATLDLLSDGRVELVGGRASRVGAFDLFGVDLQNYEDIFNEKFDLLQLLNREEYVTWNGKYRSPLNNVRVLPRPESNHLQIWRAVGGPAFSAIAAGSTGTPMVLAHLSGPTSYYKRTIDLYRNAAQQNGYDPKTLPVTTAGFFYAAQTTQQALQEYYPHISSGFKLSNGQDFPKQNFAQATDPDSIINVGDPKLIIEKLVHQHEQFGMQRYMAQIDFGGVPIDNIKRNIELIGTKILPEVKRRTSLKS; encoded by the coding sequence ATGCCAATACAAAATAATTTTGTTAAAGAGATTGATACAAAAAAGGGTATAGAATTTGGGATATACTCTCTTGGGGATTTAATGGCTAATCCGCATAATAATGAATCTTTATCAGAAAAACAAAGACTCAATGAGTTTATTGAAATTGCAAAAATGGCGGAACAAGCAGGGATTGATGTTTTTGATCTTGGAGAAAGCCATCAAGACTATTTTGTCTCACAGGCACAAAGCGTTATTTTAGCGTCAATTGTTCAAGCGACAAAGAAAATTAAACTCGTATCGGCTGCCTCATTGATTAGTATCCATGACCCGGTTAGACTTTGGGAAGATTTTGCGACGTTGGATCTCTTAAGTGATGGTCGGGTTGAGTTAGTCGGTGGTAGAGCTTCTCGTGTAGGTGCATTCGACCTTTTTGGGGTAGATTTGCAAAATTACGAGGATATATTTAACGAAAAATTTGACTTATTACAGCTACTTAATCGTGAGGAGTATGTCACCTGGAATGGCAAGTACAGATCTCCCTTAAATAACGTTCGTGTGTTGCCTCGACCAGAAAGTAATCATCTGCAAATTTGGCGTGCTGTTGGCGGTCCCGCATTCAGTGCAATAGCTGCCGGATCCACTGGTACACCTATGGTTTTAGCACATTTAAGTGGACCTACCTCTTATTATAAACGCACGATTGATCTTTATAGAAACGCTGCACAACAAAATGGGTATGATCCAAAAACGTTGCCTGTTACAACAGCAGGATTCTTTTATGCAGCACAAACGACACAACAAGCGCTACAGGAATATTATCCACATATTTCTTCTGGTTTTAAGCTATCAAATGGACAAGATTTCCCTAAACAAAATTTTGCACAAGCAACAGATCCAGATAGTATCATTAATGTAGGTGATCCAAAGTTGATCATCGAAAAACTGGTGCACCAGCATGAACAGTTTGGTATGCAACGGTATATGGCGCAAATAGATTTTGGCGGTGTGCCTATTGATAACATCAAGCGGAATATAGAGTTGATTGGGACTAAAATATTACCTGAAGTAAAGCGGAGGACAAGCCTTAAATCATGA
- a CDS encoding NADPH-dependent FMN reductase, translating to MKYLLLNGSIVGKKTRTMLDTFNVYLENQVLDNDLIELIDLRNKQINFSDGRHWQDNQGDTLEVLQKIMAADVIILGVPTYQASIPAPLKNIFDLLPEGAFYQKTVGFLVSAGTAKHFLVMEFQLKPILSFMKANTLSNYVFAQDSDFNGSKIDSDAIRMRLASYAEDVKVISEAYRNQIKKQENSYGF from the coding sequence ATGAAATACCTTTTATTAAATGGGTCTATAGTAGGTAAAAAGACTCGAACTATGCTTGATACGTTTAACGTGTATTTAGAAAATCAAGTTCTTGATAATGACCTAATTGAGCTGATCGACTTGCGTAATAAACAAATAAATTTTAGTGATGGGCGTCACTGGCAAGATAATCAAGGCGATACGCTTGAGGTGCTTCAAAAAATAATGGCTGCTGATGTTATTATTTTGGGTGTCCCGACCTATCAAGCGTCTATTCCAGCACCTTTGAAGAATATTTTTGACTTATTACCTGAGGGTGCTTTTTATCAAAAAACGGTCGGGTTTCTTGTATCAGCTGGGACAGCAAAACATTTCTTAGTAATGGAGTTTCAGTTAAAACCAATTTTAAGTTTTATGAAAGCAAATACGCTATCTAATTATGTTTTTGCACAAGATTCAGATTTCAACGGCTCTAAAATCGATAGTGATGCGATACGCATGAGGTTGGCAAGTTATGCAGAAGATGTAAAAGTCATCTCAGAGGCATATCGTAATCAAATCAAAAAACAAGAAAATAGTTATGGATTTTAA
- a CDS encoding TetR/AcrR family transcriptional regulator: MKSKKGEIRLHEILDAGEQLFSQKGYDETTINDVLSRVDIGKGTFYHYFDSKLSLMTSIIERMMGQLAQMVTDIANDPSLAAHDKMTKVLLQLNQSGSEAHGMIEGQSAPQNAILHQAGIVASVHSMTPILAKIIEQGIDEGVYHTPYPFETIEFILASNQFYFDVSAFGWQKEEMYQKGKSFIRIMTLSLGAKAGSFEFLLPFFEAQVNKEMS; this comes from the coding sequence ATGAAATCAAAAAAAGGGGAAATAAGGCTGCATGAGATTTTAGATGCAGGTGAGCAGTTGTTTAGCCAAAAAGGATATGATGAGACAACGATTAATGACGTCTTATCACGAGTTGATATCGGAAAGGGGACATTTTACCACTATTTTGATTCCAAGCTATCACTTATGACAAGTATAATTGAACGCATGATGGGACAACTTGCGCAGATGGTGACTGACATTGCTAACGATCCCAGTTTAGCAGCTCATGACAAAATGACCAAGGTATTATTACAGCTTAATCAATCCGGCAGTGAAGCCCATGGTATGATTGAGGGGCAATCGGCACCTCAAAATGCAATACTGCATCAGGCTGGTATTGTGGCATCCGTGCACAGTATGACACCAATTCTAGCTAAAATCATCGAGCAAGGTATCGATGAGGGCGTCTATCATACCCCTTATCCGTTTGAGACAATCGAATTTATTCTTGCTAGCAATCAGTTCTATTTTGATGTCAGCGCATTTGGCTGGCAGAAAGAGGAAATGTACCAAAAAGGAAAATCATTTATCCGTATCATGACCCTGTCTCTTGGGGCTAAAGCAGGTAGTTTTGAATTTTTATTGCCCTTTTTTGAAGCTCAAGTTAACAAGGAGATGTCATGA
- a CDS encoding MFS transporter translates to MSDYLIENSSRKQIRKSIVSSLVGQLGSQSFNFALGLMLLTKTGSSLSFAASQVIGPIISLLFVPIVGPTVDRLSKKQVIAVSQIATIIGLIGYALSLRYFASNILPPTLLLITILAVSDQFTLTAYNAGAKGLVLDAHQTKLRGLQQSAGAIGQFIAPILGAALYSVVPFTLFVMIEVSCELVTLGIALSLNFQLNAGTGEKQTGQEDLSFSAGLTFFKKQKTLISLLVLALFLNFCVGAFTIGIASVLITSLKFSATTYGFVQSAFVFGSLVSGLVISQMKSSKYPLQKVWGAMIGIALCLLVFGIVPFVFEKSVLTAGLIMVTSFILAGISNLVNVPFFSWLGEHIPEQMQGRIFGLVTTFATALTPISFAIFGCLYDVKTLPTLTMNLWIFSCCSLGVLSLYVIGRVILKIDLKHVTIVD, encoded by the coding sequence ATGAGTGATTATCTAATTGAAAACAGCTCTCGCAAACAAATTCGAAAATCAATTGTTTCAAGTCTGGTTGGTCAACTTGGTTCTCAGTCTTTTAATTTCGCTTTAGGCTTGATGTTGCTAACCAAGACGGGGTCATCATTAAGTTTTGCCGCTTCACAAGTCATCGGCCCAATCATCAGCCTGTTATTTGTGCCTATTGTGGGTCCCACTGTTGATAGACTAAGCAAAAAGCAGGTAATTGCGGTGTCACAAATCGCTACGATTATCGGTTTGATTGGCTATGCATTAAGCCTTCGATATTTTGCGTCTAATATTTTACCACCGACCCTGCTTTTGATCACGATTTTAGCAGTCTCAGATCAGTTTACTTTAACAGCATATAATGCGGGTGCAAAAGGACTAGTACTAGATGCGCATCAGACCAAACTCAGAGGCTTACAACAATCTGCAGGCGCTATTGGCCAGTTTATTGCACCAATACTGGGTGCAGCCCTGTACAGTGTCGTCCCCTTCACTTTATTTGTCATGATTGAAGTGAGCTGTGAACTGGTGACGCTAGGCATCGCTTTATCATTAAATTTCCAACTCAACGCAGGCACGGGAGAAAAGCAAACAGGTCAAGAAGATTTATCATTTTCAGCTGGTTTAACCTTCTTTAAAAAACAAAAGACCTTAATTTCGTTACTCGTTTTGGCCTTATTTCTGAATTTTTGTGTGGGCGCCTTTACGATTGGGATCGCAAGTGTCTTGATAACGAGCTTAAAATTTTCAGCGACGACTTACGGTTTTGTACAGTCTGCCTTTGTGTTCGGTAGCCTGGTTTCAGGGCTTGTTATTTCTCAGATGAAGTCTAGCAAGTATCCCTTGCAAAAGGTCTGGGGTGCCATGATTGGCATCGCCTTGTGCTTGCTTGTATTTGGCATTGTTCCCTTTGTTTTTGAGAAATCAGTTTTGACGGCAGGATTGATTATGGTGACTAGCTTCATCCTTGCAGGTATTTCAAACTTAGTAAATGTCCCATTTTTTAGCTGGCTAGGTGAGCATATCCCAGAACAGATGCAAGGCCGTATATTTGGACTGGTCACAACATTTGCGACTGCGCTCACACCGATTAGTTTTGCTATTTTTGGTTGTTTATATGATGTGAAAACACTGCCAACCCTTACGATGAATCTGTGGATTTTTTCCTGCTGTAGTCTAGGTGTTTTAAGTTTGTATGTCATTGGTAGAGTGATTTTAAAAATTGATTTGAAACATGTTACGATAGTTGACTAA